The Paramormyrops kingsleyae isolate MSU_618 chromosome 12, PKINGS_0.4, whole genome shotgun sequence region aaatattgtacagtgtaaagccatgtagcagaaatgacttggggtcagtaatccaggagacatggaggtgtacagtaaatatccattgtcttcccaacatcagtcactgaatggtattaaaaaagcactggagagttcaaagcatacaattctcacagtctatcagcaccaccaacattcagatgtaaatgagcttcagatgtaaatgcacgctggccgaccagatcaccccccctggaaagaaaatatccctattcccttttattgtccttggtgattttaacagagtgaatctacaccaggaacttcctaaacacagacagcatatcgactgccccaccagggacaacatcacactggaccactgttacaccattttaaaagatgcctatcgctctgtcccccgggcagctttaggacattctgatcactgtatggtccatcttattccaatttacaggcaacagcttaaacgtgccaagcctgtagtcaaaactgtgaagaagtggaccaatgcagcaaagcaggaactgcaagactgttttgactgcactaattggactgtctttgaagctgcatctgataatctggatgagctgacagacactgtgacatcatacatcagtttttgtgaagatgtgtgtgtcccgaccaagaccttctgcacatacaacaacaataaaccatggttcactcccaaactgcaacatcttcaccaggccaaggaggatgcctacagaagtggtgacagggccctgtacaggcaggccaggaacacgctgaccagggagatcaaagtggcaaaaagaagctactctgagaagctgaaagaacggttctcagccaatgaccctgcatcagtgtggagaggcctgcgagatatcaccagcaacagacgacccctaccccccgctgaagcaaacaaagacctggcagacgagctgaacaacttctactgcaggtttgagataaacagattcacaccccccatccaccccactccagagacaataaccctcatcacacctctcacccccctatcctcccccctggaactcagaatacacgaagcggaagtgagccggctgttccagaaacagaaaaccaagaaggccccgggaccaaacggtgtatccccctcctgcctcaaaacctgtgctgatcagctggctcccatcttcacccgcatcttcaatagattTCTGGAGTTGTGTGTAGTTCCCTcctgcttcaaacgctccaccattatcacggtccccaaaaaacccaccattacaggactgaatgactacagacctgtcgccttgacgtctgtggtcatgaaatcctttgaacgcctggttttagcccatctaaaggacattacaggacaccagctgtaccccctgcagtttgcctatcgggcaaacaggtcggtggatgatgcagtgaatatggggctgcattatatcctgcaacatctggaccgtccaggaacttatgccaggatcctgtttgtggactttagttcggctaaacgagcatagattttaacgagcagttaaaatcatttcagatccgtcacatcctggacacaatcttctccagctacccccctctggcagacgctacagatctgtttacaaaaactgtttacactatacctcgcaccttaaaattgcacagtgttactcacctgtgtatatttataatttttcacatttgtattgtatgtgtgttgtattgtactgtatttgtacagtatttcttgtatagggtattttgtttttaaagtgtcacttattgtagagctgggtgatatggcctaaaaataaaatctccgatTTCCGATTTCAATCgattctcccctcccctacacaaaatcaaactactttatttagctttttttactttagaccacacctttaggggcagtgtgtggctcagtgggctaagctgtgtgcttgtaatcagaaggtcactggttcaagcctagcctcagcatgtctgcagctccttgagcaaggccccaacaggtggccttcacagacaacttattcttcaaagatcaagttgagggaggcataaacacaatttccccacggggatcaataaagtgtcagttattattgtgaacacttttagaaaggtttctctatagcttattttaaaactggcaacaacacaatacaccctcaaacttataaataaaagtaataagtaatattgtaataataatagaaaaaaacacataattttatcatgtcagcttagtattaagtaaatactttatgccattgggtttgacatattatattacaattccATATTAAagaagtagcaacacctttctttgggcatgtgccatcttttcccctgtcattgccatgttgttagtgaatctgctacagtgttaatttacccatgaggaatggtgcatcgcattagttccgcatttggcgcttgtgtgtaaaaaaagtaataaaatcgatttcatgaaaacacatcgtcctgaactgtaaattcgaattaatcaattaaattgatttatcgcccagctctaacttattgtttgtgtatgagagagtatcaaactgtgggaaactaattccttgtgtgccccagcacacttggcgaataaaagctgattctgattctgattctgattgctgcagcaggtgaggatcatgaactcccaatcacctacaaattctttaatcaatcaacagttacagtatcaacaatcaatggctggacagttgatacagggacaatgatcacaacacacgtcagaacagccttcccaaagccaacaaactgaaccctattgaaaatttgtggactatgcttaaaataaagcactttaaaacaaatcaatatactgtaggaccaaagtgctgtacaaaggataaataagaatagacaataaacaaaccaataaagcatattaaaataaaataaaataagtaaataaaataaattaaaaagaaaaatgagcttttttaagtcatagcaaagaccattcaatcatttaaccctgtaaaaagaaaagtaaagtttttgtaaagacagcgccatctaatggtatcaccctgcaagtgaatgaatgggcgggtttatagtcaaatataggcccacccctagaagaaggggggctctaGCTTCCGGCTGGTATTTGGaaggaacttggctgggatttggctgccagccagactggaggggaaattttaagtggctggatctgtaGCTGTGTGACTACAGATGCAAAATTATAGCCTGTATTCTTCAGGCCGGGGTCCTCATTGGCCGGAGAGGTGGCGCATACCTGCGGTGAGTCTCCATAGTGACGGCAGACGATGCTGACTTTCAGTGCTTTGCCGTTGAATGAAAGTGGCCAGATGTTAGCCCCTGGGCCTGCTTATGGTTGTGTGCGCTGCTTTGCTTATGTGGTGTCGGGTCAGTAGCCAAGCAGGGAAACGCCGTGAGGGCTGTGAACTTAGGTGAGCGTACAACGGCGATACATATATAtgattgtgtgtctgtgtttcagcCCTGCTTCAGGTTTTCAGGACGTCCTTTGAGCCTGGCCAGCAAGGAACTGAGGAATAGCCAGTATGACCGGTCACACAGGGTTCTGTAATTCCCAAGTCAGCGCTGCAGTGGTACCTgcgtgcagtgtgtgtgtctgtgccagGGGGCCCAAAATGATAGTTAGCTTCTTCGTGGATGCGCAGTGCAGCTGGTGTGGCGTTTGCAAGTGTATTTATGAGCCCTGCAAGACTTAACTGAATTCTGAACCTAATTCCGAATATTCTTAACTTATCAAGTCCAGTGAGCTCTCTCCAGCTGCAGTTGTATAATACACATGGTGATTATTTTGTCCCCGATTCATGAAAATAACCGAGGATATGATTATTGTGTGGTATTATCTGAGATTTAATTAGGTCAAATAAAACTGTTCAGCAATTGGACACAGGTTTCTAATAGGGTTTATGAGTAATCGCGATTTCTTTGGAATCCTTTTACACCTCAGTGTTCTTAATTCATCATTATGAATGCTGGCATTCTGTGTGTTATTACAGTGTAGATATGTAGTTGCGTCGTGGATGTTTAAATCCAAAGAAACgtgcataataaacatttaCAGCCACAAAAACGGCAAGACTCCGCAGCTGCAGCTGGTACGGCGGGTTACCCTGCAGGGATCCGCAGCTCAGGgtcctgtctctctgctgcTGATTGTCATTAGCTGATTGCGGTTCCCCCAGAGCGCTGATTCCCTCACTTTCCTGTGGGGTTCCTTCTGGGAACCCTATCATTAGCGCTGGATGGGCTGCAACCAGGCCAATAATGGACTTTGCTCTTGGTTTGCATCGTGTAAATTTATGCTGACAACACGAGGGACTAAACAAACACGTAGGTCTACTTCTTATATCTCGTCTGCCGTTTTTGGTTGGCAGCCGCCTGACATAATTGTAATGCATCCCTCTGAGACTCTACAGATGTTATGTAGGATTTTAACATTGGGTGGTCTTGCCTGCTACAGTCATCGTTCAGATACTTCAATATACTTGTTAAATCTCAAAATAACACCATTGGGAGAATCTCCTGCTTTGCAGAACGTTGCCAGTCAAAATTGGCCGAATGGCCATGATTGTAGATCTTTTAGCTCCGCCATGAGCAGTCGCTTTATCATGCGTTAATCTCTTAACAGCTGGTTAACTTTACTGCATAATGATTCTTTATGTAAACAATCATATCGTCCTATACAGATTCTTGCATTAACATAGAAAGCAAAAGCTGACTGTAGTAAATTTGCACTCTTTACAATTTACACTCCTACAAACACTCTTTATGGTACAACTAAAACCATCTCTCAGCATTTATATGATAATATTTATCATTCCTGGAAAAACAATTCAATAATGAGCTTAGTGTGTGTCAACTAGCTTAAATTCTAGTTATGTTGCTCAGTGATTGTACTACTCTAGCTTGCTTTCAGACAGCTAGTTATTGCAGTATTAACAGCTGGTATAGCTAACTTCTGCAGCCAGTGTATTTTATACTTTAATAGTAATAAGCATGGCTCTTGCATTTCAGACTTCTTGCGAACAATCATTATAGAACTGCCGATAAAATAGTTCTTGCTACCTATCCTGTATCTTTGTTGACCTTTGCTATCAAACCGTGCATTTTTCTACGTAACCTGAAACTTCATCATTTGATCATGAGCAAACAGCAGAGTGACAGAAGAGGGAATGATCTCATCCCCTGACTATAAGAGGCTGGCAATTATGGGAACTGGCTTGGTATTTTTCTGCTGCCAGGCAATAGAGTTCCTGTGCCAAACTGTAGTCTGCTAGGTGCTTATCTGCCAGTAACACTCTATCAGCCTGAAGGCCGTGTTCCTCCTGCCTTGTTCCACAGAAGCCCTTTCCTGCTCGGGGCCTGGTGCTGTGGTCACTGGTAAAAGTGATCCATCATTCTATTCCTGTCTTACCGCTGGCTCGGCCCAGTGGTAAAAATATCAGAACCTTGGGGAAGAGTCTGGTTTCCTGAAGTCCGTGTGCCAGCCGGAAAGACGGAAGGTAGAGTTTGGCCGCGGAGCTCCGAGCCGCATCCAGAAATATCAAGGGGATCCCCTCTGCTGTACTGGC contains the following coding sequences:
- the LOC140593611 gene encoding uncharacterized protein — encoded protein: MSFRCKCTLADQITPPGKKISLFPFIVLGDFNRVNLHQELPKHRQHIDCPTRDNITLDHCYTILKDAYRSVPRAALGHSDHCMVHLIPIYRQQLKRAKPVVKTVKKWTNAAKQELQDCFDCTNWTVFEAASDNLDELTDTVTSYISFCEDVCVPTKTFCTYNNNKPWFTPKLQHLHQAKEDAYRSGDRALYRQARNTLTREIKVAKRSYSEKLKERFSANDPASVWRGLRDITSNRRPLPPAEANKDLADELNNFYCRIHEAEVSRLFQKQKTKKAPGPNGVSPSCLKTCADQLAPIFTRIFNRFLELCVVPSCFKRSTIITVPKKPTITGLNDYRPVALTSVVMKSFERLVLAHLKDITGHQLYPLQFAYRANRSVDDAVNMGLHYILQHLDRPGTYARILFVDFSSAKRA